One window of Nicotiana tomentosiformis chromosome 11, ASM39032v3, whole genome shotgun sequence genomic DNA carries:
- the LOC138901082 gene encoding uncharacterized protein: protein MEFGIKPEQLPEPFSVSTPVGESIMSAWVYRGCVVTVHGWDTVADLIELGMVDFDVIMGMDGLYSCFSKLDCGTRTVWFEFPNEPVVEWRGDNVMPKEVFPDELPRISLDREIDFGIDVMPGTQPISILPYMMAPTELKELKELLRDLLEKGFI from the exons atggaatttgggataaaaccggaacagcttcctgagccgttctctgtatctactccggttggcgagtctattatgtcCGCAtgggtttataggggttgtgttgtcacggtgcatggttGGGACActgtggccgatctcattgaattggggatggtcgattttgacgtaattatgggaatggatgggctttattcatgtttttccaagctcGATTGTGGAACTAGGACTGTgtggtttgaatttccaaatgagccagttgttgaatggaggggggataatgtgatgccaaaag aggtctttcctgatgagctccctaggATTTCGCTAGACAGGgaaattgattttgggattgatgtaatgccaggcacgcagcctatatctattctgcCCTACATGATGGCaccaacagaattgaaggagctaaaggaactattgagggatttgctagagaagggtttcatctga